In one window of Macaca thibetana thibetana isolate TM-01 chromosome 5, ASM2454274v1, whole genome shotgun sequence DNA:
- the FAM53A gene encoding protein FAM53A, translating into MVTLITEKLQSQSLDDLTCKTEAGPYSAETLNSSGRLFPLELNDQSPWKVLSGGRPVGSQAATRPDFCFLPGLSAAAHTMGLQWRPESPGPGVGLGAASTVDPSESTGSSTAPPTKRHCRSLSEPEELVRCRSPWRPGSSTVWTPVSKRRCNSGGSATLQGSPGAVLPRSAAWLTGPTSPATPRPSSASSGFVDSSEGSAGSGLPWCSAEPYLLSVRRRLSLSQEQLAGVGTPLPSASSSPTSTPELGRHRGLLRCRSQPCVLSGKRSRRKRRREEDARWTRPSLDFLKMTRTLKNSKSLCSLNYEDDDEDDAPVKMVVSSPCESRGLPGITMPGCSQRGLRTSPAHPNLWASRESVTGDGSSRSNGDPSDGDSAGEEGIFLRARGELDLEQIENN; encoded by the exons ATGGTCACACTCATCACTGAGAAGCTACAGAGCCAGAGCCTGGACGACCTCACCTGCAAGACCGAGGCTGGTCCG TATTCTGCCGAAACCCTGAACAGCAGCGGTCGTCTGTTCCCTTTGGAGCTCAATG ACCAGAGTCCCTGGAAGGTCTTAAGTGGAGGACGGCCCGTTGGAAGCCAGGCAGCCACGAGACCTGATTTCTGCTTCCTGCCAGGCCTGTCTGCTGCTGCTCACACCATGGGTCTTCAGTGGCGGCCAGAGTCCCCGGGCCCAGGTGTGGGCCTGGGCGCAGCCAGCACTGTGGACCCCAGTGAAAGTACAGGCTCGTCCACGGCCCCACCGACCAAGCGACATTGCCGGTCCCTGTCAGAACCTGAGGAGCTGGTGCGCTGCCGGTCCCCCTGGCGCCCTGGCAGCTCCACGGTCTGGACTCCAGTCTCCAAGAGGCGGTGCAACAGCGGTGGGAGCGCAACATTGCAGGGAAGCCCCGGCGCCGTCCTGCCGAGGAGTGCCGCGTGGTTGACCGGTCCCACCTCACCCGCCACGCCCCGGCCGTCCTCGGCCAGCAGCGGCTTCGTGGACAGCAGCGAGGGCAGTGCAGGCTCAGGCCTGCCCTGGTGTTCCGCAGAGCCCTACTTGCTCTCCGTGAGGCGACGCCTGTCCCTCTCACAGGAGCAACTCGCAGGTGTGGGCACTCCCCTGCCCTCGGCCAGCAGCAGCCCCACGTCCACGCCTGAGCTGGGCCGGCACCGTGGGCTGCTCCGGTGCCGCTCACAGCCCTGCGTGCTCAGTGGGAAGAGGAGCCGGCGCAAACGGAGGCGTGAGGAGGACGCCAGGTGGACACGCCCATCCTTAGACTTCCTAAAAATGACCCGG actttaaaaaattcaaaaagcctTTGCTCCCTCAATTACGAAGATGACGATGAGGATGACGCCCCAGTGAAGATGGTTGTGTCCTCCCCGTGTGAATCCCGGGGCCTCCCtggcatcaccatgcctggctgcagcCAGAGGGGCCTCAggaccagccctgcccaccccaACCTGTGGGCCTCAAGGGAGTCGGTGACCGGTGATGGCTCGAGCAGGAGCAACGGGGACCCCAGTGATGGGGACAGCGCCGGGGAGGAGGGTATCTTCCTCCGGGCCCGCGGGGAGCTGGACCTGGAGCAGATCGAGAACAACTGA